One genomic window of Ictalurus punctatus breed USDA103 chromosome 23, Coco_2.0, whole genome shotgun sequence includes the following:
- the zmp:0000000951 gene encoding uncharacterized protein zmp:0000000951: MERKLPEDQIKSVLAPWRFSWQSNGFKNRLVTALELYEHYLLDIAVTGGTKSANARLASVICGLTDEQDEQEDEEEEEEEEETDEDEGSDEQDDEDEEDDGSSVNLSAKICVERKPLVRFTDDFAEDGPDPALVLFHPQVPNVRILTVQGSSGPAQDSYDVLVVLTTELHQEDHVRLTMEQSEKNKPLYLVKTEQEIDLVREKLDGPCKTCAWERMRARTLEFQKKHKVEFDSAENAEQQQTSQGPLPLHQGIKLWEPEKFAEVLVKAIPELRKKAFSQFLVDLTSELRGFKTESNGTGPLASSAFKNSKISQEDLGRISVVFQPQDLTDHPSKLLSIFNALEYFRLDVGLLGETGCGSSSLFNSLLGLKNEDKGASPTGVFETTKKPVTYLYSEYHNVLLWDLPGLGHVKDFKAEFSASTLHQVPPIPPIPPCDVFILVSPLRLNLQYIQLLKHLSSQGKACYLVLSKADLIEEKSVEEVRRWNEEILDKLGLKQNVYLVSALHPETLDLPKMRKTLNDELESHKRVALANYVAKLLEENMFWKRADPCKIN; the protein is encoded by the exons ATGGAAAGGAAACTTCCAGAAGATCAGATCAAATCTGTGCTGGCTCCATGGAGATTTTCTTGGCAGTCAAATGGATTTAAGAACCGGCTTGTGACAGCGCTGGAACTTTATGAACATTACCTGTTAGATATAGCTGTCACTGGAGGGACTAAGTCAGCAAACGCAAGGCTCGCTTCTGTTATCTGTGGATTGACAGATGAACAGGATGAAcaggaagatgaagaagaagaagaagaagaagaggaaactgatgaagatgaaggcAGTGATGAgcaagatgatgaagatgaggaagaTGATGGATCAAGCGTTAACCTTTCTGCTAAGATCTGTGTTGAGAGAAAACCACTTGTGAGATTTACAGATGACTTTGCAGAAGATGGTCCTGACCCTGCTCTAGTGCTTTTCCACCCTCAAGTCCCCAATGTCCGCATTTTGACAGTACAAGGAAGTTCTGGTCCGGCTCAGGACAGCTATGATGTATTGGTGGTCCTCACGACAGAGTTGCACCAGGAGGACCATGTGAGGCTCACTATGGAGCAATCTGAGAAAAACAAGCCCTTGTATCTGGTTAAAACTGAACAAGAAATAGATCTTGTCCGTGAGAAGCTGGATGGACCATGTAAGACCTGTGCATGGGAACGAATGAGAGCTCGCACTTTGGAATTTCAGAAGAAACACAAGGTGGAATTTGACTCTGCAGAGAATGCAGAGCAGCAACAGACTTCCCAAGGTCCTCTTCCTCTACACCAAGGTATTAAGCTCTGGGAGCCTGAAAAGTTTGCAGAAGTTCTGGTGAAAGCTATACCTGAATTGCGCAAGAAGGCTTTCAGTCAGTTTTTGGTGGATCTCACAAGTGAACTTAGAGGCTTCAAAACAGAGAGTAATGGTACAGG ACCCCTTGCAAGCTCtgcttttaaaaacagcaagatAAGCCAGGAAGACCTAGGCAGAATTTCTGTGGTCTTTCAACCCCAGGATCTCACTGACCACCCGTCCAAACTGCTCTCCATTTTCAATGCCTTGGAGTACTTCCGACTGGATGTGGGTCTACTAGGGGAAACGGGTTGTGGCAGCTCCAGCCTGTTCAACTCCCTCCTGGGCCTGAAGAATGAGGACAAGGGAGCTTCCCCTACTGGGGTCTTTGAAACCACAAAGAAGCCTGTGACATATCTGTACTCAGAATACCACAATGTTCTTCTGTGGGACCTCCCAGGCTTGGGACATGTGAAAGATTTTAAGGCTGAATTTTCTGCCTCCACATTGCACCAAGTTCCTCCAATACCTCCAATACCTCCCTGTGATGTCTTTATCCTGGTATCACCCCTGAGGCTCAATCTGCAGTACATCCAGCTGTTGAAGCACCTTTCGTCACAGGGAAAAGCTTGCTATCTAGTGCTGTCGAAGGCTGATTTGATTGAGGAGAAATCAGTTGAAGAAGTGAGGAGATGGAATGAGGAGATTTTGGATAAGCTAGGTCTGAAACAGAATGTCTATCTGGTCTCTGCACTCCATCCAGAGACCTTGGATTTGCCCAAAATGAGAAAGACTCTCAATGATGAACTAGAAAGCCATAAGAGAGTCGCACTGGCCAATTATGTGGCAAAACTATTGGAAGAGAATATGTTTTGGAAGAGGGCTGACCCTTGCAAAATAAACTGA